TCTCCTCCGTGGTGATGGGCGGTCTTCTGGCGGTGATTCTGGCGATTGGCCGCGTCTCCAGCAACAAATTCGTTCAGTTTCCCATCTGGCTATTTACCTATATTTTCCGTGGGACACCGCTGTATGTTCAGCTACTGGTGTTCTATTCAGGGATGTACACGCTGGAAATAGTCAAAGGCACTGATTTTCTTAACGCCTTTTTCCGCAGCGGTCTGAACTGTACCGTTCTGGCGCTGACGCTGAACACCTGTGCGTATACGACGGAGATTTTCGCCGGGGCGATTCGCTCGGTTCCACACGGTGAAATTGAAGCGGCGCGGGCGTATGGTTTCTCCTCATTCAAAATGTATCGTTGCATTATTCTGCCTTCGGCGCTGCGTATCGCGTTACCCGCGTACAGCAACGAAGTCATTTTGATGCTGCACTCCACGGCGCTGGCCTTCACCGCGACGGTCCCGGATCTGCTGAAAATCGCCCGTGATATTAACTCGGCGACCTATCAGCCCTTTACCGCCTTCGGTATTGCCGCCGTACTGTACCTGATCATATCGTATGTCCTGATAAGCCTCTTCCGCCGGGCGGAAAGACGCTGGTTGCAGCATGTTTCCTCTAAATAATTCGAGTAACACGATGTCTGAGAATAAATTAAACGTTATCGATTTGCACAAACGCTACGGCGAACACGAAGTGCTGAAAGGGGTTTCGCTGCAGGCCAACGCCGGGGATGTGATCAGTATTATTGGCTCATCCGGATCGGGGAAAAGCACGTTCTTGCGCTGCATAAACTTCCTCGAAAAACCGAGCGAAGGGTCGATTGTGGTCAATGGCCAGAACATCAACCTGGTGCGTGACAAAGATGGTCAGCTAAAGGTGGCGGATAAAAATCAGCTTCGTTTACTGCGTACGCGTCTGACGATGGTGTTTCAGCATTTTAACCTGTGGAGCCACATGACGGTGCTGGAAAACGTGATGGAAGCGCCGATTCAGGTACTGGGTCTGAGCAAACAGGAGGCCCGCGAACGGGCGATCAAATACCTGGCAAAAGTCGGCATTGATGAACGTGCCCAGGGGAAATATCCGGTGCATCTTTCTGGTGGTCAGCAGCAGCGGGTGTCGATTGCGCGCGCGTTGGCAATGGAACCAGAAGTGTTGCTCTTTGATGAACCGACTTCGGCGCTGGATCCTGAACTGGTGGGTGAGGTGCTGCGTATCATGCAGCAACTGGCGGAAGAGGGAAAAACGATGGTGGTGGTGACGCATGAAATGGGCTTTGCTCGCCATGTTTCCAGCCACGTTATTTTTCTGCATCAGGGGAAAATCGAAGAAGAGGGGGATCCGGAGCAACTCTTTGGCAATCCGCAAAGTCCACGCCTGCAACAGTTCCTGAAAGGATCGCTAAAGTGACATTTCGCTGTTGGCGTGGTGTTAATCAGAGCCTGGTGGTCTGATTATGCATCGCGCCATCAGACGCTAAAATGCTTCTGCCTCCAGACGGTATCCCCAGTCATCATAGCGGATGCCGTTGACCTCAAACGCTTTCTCCAGTACTTGCGTACGCACAAATCCGAGCTTTTCCAGCAGACGAACTGACCCCTGATTCTCGGCTAGCACCCAGGCGTTGATGGCTTTCACACCGGCATCGCGGAAGGCATAGTCGCAGACAGCCCGAACGGCTTCACTGGCGATACCGCGTCCCTGGACGGCGGGGATCACGCAATAACCGATATCCGCTTCCTGCGGAAAATGATGGCTGATTTGCAAACCAATATCGCCCAGTGGCGTGGCATCGTTATGCTGGCGGATCACGAAAGTGTGTTTAGACGTAAGGCGACGTGCAAACAGCAAACGCGTTTCGCGTTCGGGGCAGAGGTTGCCCATGAAACGCATAACGTCCGGATTTTCACGAAGCGCGAGGAAAAAGGGCCAGTCTGTGGGTTGAAACGGGGAAAGCGTCAGTCGTTCGGTTATGAGTCGTGCCATAAAATCGCCATTCCGGAAGCCAGTGAGACTACCTTACCACCGGAATGGCGGGGGTGAACAGGGAGGATGTTAGCGAATGACATCCGCCAACGCTTCTTCAAGGTCATACCAACGGAAGGGAAATCCGGCGGCTTCCAGTCGTTTTGGCAGGGCACGCTGCCCACCCAGCACCAGCACGGACGACTCGCCCATCAGCAGGCGAATAACCGTAGCCGGTACGCGAAGAATCGCAGGCCGCTGCAGGGCATGACCCAGCGCATGAGCAAACTGCTCATTGCGTACCGGATAAGGTGAAACCATGTTGAACGGTCCACGCAGGTCGTTATCCAGCAGCCAGAGGATCGCATTGACCATGTCATCAATGTGGATCCAGGACAGATACTGGCGACCGTTGCCAATGGGACCACCGAGGCCCAGGCGAAACGGCGGGATCATTTTGGCGAGGATTCCCCCCTTTGGTGCCAGCACGACACCGGTACGCAGCAGGCAAACGCGAGTTTTGTCGCTTTGCGCCTCACAGGCAATTTGTTCCCAGCGGGCGCAAAGCTTATGGGTGAATTCGTTATGCGGAGGCTCTTCCTCGGTGACAACCACCTCACCCAAATCACCGTAATAACCTGTGGCAGAACCCGAAATCAGTACCGACGGCGGCGTCTCACTGGCGTTAATGAGGTCTGCCAGTTTCTGGGTGATGCGCCAGCGGCTCTGGCACAGGCGATCTTTTTGCTCTGTCGTCCAGCGCTTGTCAGCAATGGGTTCACCGGCCAGGTTAATCACCGCATCGATACCGTCGAGGTTGTGCTTATCTTCCAGTGTGTTCCACAGTATGACCCGATCATTGAGTTTTTTTCGGGCGTCATCGGGGCGGCGGGTCAATACCGTCACCTGATGACCCAGTTCCTGCAGGCGCGGGACCAGGTGTCCTCCGATAAGGCCAGTCCCTCCGGTTACCAGTATCTTCATGCAGCCTCCCGTGATAGCGGTTAGCGCTGCCAGCTCAACGTCATGGAGACAGAATCGGCATAACGCAACGCGTGTAGTTTGTCGACTTCCACTTCAGCATAAGTGACCCAGTGGTGTTCGCGTGCGATATCGAGCACATCCTGGGTTAATTTTTCTAACAATGAGAAGCGGTTGTTCTCAACGTGCAGGATGATGTTTTTGGTGATCGTACGGTAATTCAACGCGTCATTGATATCTTCGCTGACGCGGGCCCTGTCTGCCGGATAGTGAATCGCAACGTTGATGACAATATCCTGTCGGTTATTGATCTCTTCCTCTTTGATACCGATGAAAGTGCGTAAGCGAAGGTTTTTTATACGAATTATAGCGTCATGATGTGACATTGCAGGTCTCCTCCATGTATGAACTCTCGCATGATACACGAGAACCCGGCCGCGTTATCTTTTTGCACTCGCAGGATCCTGCTGTGCCAGCATCATTGCGCGCTCCGTAGCGGGCCGACTGCGAATGCGTTCAGCCCAATTCTTCACGGCGGGGAACATGTCAAGATCGACGCGCTGACGCTGCCAGGCGTTTACCCACGGCCAGCAGGCGATATCGGCAATGCTGTAATGCTCGCCGCCCAGCCACGGCGATGTTTCCAGCCGTTTATTGAGGACGCTGTACAGCCGCTGTGTTTCCACCTGATAGCGCTCGATAGCATAGGGGATGGCCTGCGGGGCGAAATGGTTGAAATGGTGATTCTGACCGAGCATCGGCCCCAGCCCGCTCACCTGCCAGAACAGCCATTGCAGCGTGGTATGGCGTTCGCGCAATTCGCCGCTAAGCAACAGGCCGCTCTTTTCTGCCAGATAGAGCAAAATGGCGCCGGACTCAAACAGGCTGAGCGGTGCGCCGCCATCGACCGGAGCATGATCGACGATGGCGGGGATTTTGTTGTTGGGTGAAATGGCGAGAAAATCAGGGCGAAACTGATTACCTCTACTGATATCCACCTTAATGAGTCGGTAGTCCAGCGCAGCCTCTTCAAGGAAGATCGTAATCTTGTGCCCATTGGGTGTCGGGGCGTAATAAAGGTCGATCATTGCAGCTCCACAACGTGTTTATCGGATAAGCCAACCACAAGTATAGAAAGCCTGTCGTGCTGTGTGAGTTTTCATCAGGTGACAGCGAGCGAAAGACCCTCTATGTTGGGAGAAAAGCCTAATAACGACGAGGATGCTATGAGTAAACCCAACATCACGCTTTGGTCAGACGCGAACTTTTTCTCTCCCTACGTGCTGTCTGTCTATGTCGCTTTGCAGGAAAAGGGACTGCCGTTTAGCCTGAAAACCGTCGACCTTGATAATGGTGAACATCTACAACCGGGCTGGCAGGGCTATGCACTGACTCGCAGGGTGCCATTGCTGGAGATAGATGGTTTTGAGCTGAGCGAGTCCTCCGCGATAGCTGAATATCTGGAAGACAGTTTTGCGCCGCCCACCTGGGAGCGAATCTACCCTCATGACCTGCAAAAGCGCGCGCGTGCGCGGCAGATACAGGCATGGTTACGCAGTGATTTAATGCCCATACGAGAAGAGCGTCCGACGGATGTCGTTTTTGGTGGGGTAAAGAAAGGACCGCTGAGCGAAGCGGGGAAAGTCAGCGCGGAAAAACTGTTCGCCACCGCGGGGAATCTGTTGGCACACGGTATGCCAAATCTGTTCGGAGAATGGTGTCTGGCGGATACCGATTTAGCCCTGATGCTCAACCGTCTGGTTCTCAACGGCGACGACGTCCCGGAGCGGCTGGCGGAATATGCAGCATTTCAATGGCAACGCGCATCTGTCCAGCGTTATATTGCGCTTTCCGCGAAGCGTTCAGGCTGATAAAGCGTCTACAATCCAGTATCATAATGCGGTTTTTGATGACACGGAGTATGTGATGAAACTGATGTTTGCATCCGACATTCACGGGTCCTTACCTGCCACAGAGCGCGTGCTGACCTTGTTTTCCCGCAGCGGCGCGCAGTGGCTGGTGATACTGGGAGATGTACTCAACCACGGGCCGCGAAATGCTTTACCCGAAGGCTACGCGCCCGCTCAGGTGGCTGAGCGACTCAATGAGCAGGCGGCGCAGATTATCGCCGTACGGGGAAACTGTGATAGCGAAGTTGATCAGATGCTGCTGAAGTTT
The DNA window shown above is from Citrobacter farmeri and carries:
- the hisM gene encoding histidine ABC transporter permease HisM codes for the protein MIEIIQEYWKSLLWTDGYRFTGVAITLWLLISSVVMGGLLAVILAIGRVSSNKFVQFPIWLFTYIFRGTPLYVQLLVFYSGMYTLEIVKGTDFLNAFFRSGLNCTVLALTLNTCAYTTEIFAGAIRSVPHGEIEAARAYGFSSFKMYRCIILPSALRIALPAYSNEVILMLHSTALAFTATVPDLLKIARDINSATYQPFTAFGIAAVLYLIISYVLISLFRRAERRWLQHVSSK
- the hisP gene encoding histidine ABC transporter ATP-binding protein HisP yields the protein MSENKLNVIDLHKRYGEHEVLKGVSLQANAGDVISIIGSSGSGKSTFLRCINFLEKPSEGSIVVNGQNINLVRDKDGQLKVADKNQLRLLRTRLTMVFQHFNLWSHMTVLENVMEAPIQVLGLSKQEARERAIKYLAKVGIDERAQGKYPVHLSGGQQQRVSIARALAMEPEVLLFDEPTSALDPELVGEVLRIMQQLAEEGKTMVVVTHEMGFARHVSSHVIFLHQGKIEEEGDPEQLFGNPQSPRLQQFLKGSLK
- a CDS encoding GNAT family N-acetyltransferase; this encodes MARLITERLTLSPFQPTDWPFFLALRENPDVMRFMGNLCPERETRLLFARRLTSKHTFVIRQHNDATPLGDIGLQISHHFPQEADIGYCVIPAVQGRGIASEAVRAVCDYAFRDAGVKAINAWVLAENQGSVRLLEKLGFVRTQVLEKAFEVNGIRYDDWGYRLEAEAF
- a CDS encoding TIGR01777 family oxidoreductase, producing the protein MKILVTGGTGLIGGHLVPRLQELGHQVTVLTRRPDDARKKLNDRVILWNTLEDKHNLDGIDAVINLAGEPIADKRWTTEQKDRLCQSRWRITQKLADLINASETPPSVLISGSATGYYGDLGEVVVTEEEPPHNEFTHKLCARWEQIACEAQSDKTRVCLLRTGVVLAPKGGILAKMIPPFRLGLGGPIGNGRQYLSWIHIDDMVNAILWLLDNDLRGPFNMVSPYPVRNEQFAHALGHALQRPAILRVPATVIRLLMGESSVLVLGGQRALPKRLEAAGFPFRWYDLEEALADVIR
- the folX gene encoding dihydroneopterin triphosphate 2'-epimerase — translated: MSHHDAIIRIKNLRLRTFIGIKEEEINNRQDIVINVAIHYPADRARVSEDINDALNYRTITKNIILHVENNRFSLLEKLTQDVLDIAREHHWVTYAEVEVDKLHALRYADSVSMTLSWQR
- the yfcG gene encoding GSH-dependent disulfide bond oxidoreductase — protein: MIDLYYAPTPNGHKITIFLEEAALDYRLIKVDISRGNQFRPDFLAISPNNKIPAIVDHAPVDGGAPLSLFESGAILLYLAEKSGLLLSGELRERHTTLQWLFWQVSGLGPMLGQNHHFNHFAPQAIPYAIERYQVETQRLYSVLNKRLETSPWLGGEHYSIADIACWPWVNAWQRQRVDLDMFPAVKNWAERIRSRPATERAMMLAQQDPASAKR
- the yfcF gene encoding glutathione transferase → MSKPNITLWSDANFFSPYVLSVYVALQEKGLPFSLKTVDLDNGEHLQPGWQGYALTRRVPLLEIDGFELSESSAIAEYLEDSFAPPTWERIYPHDLQKRARARQIQAWLRSDLMPIREERPTDVVFGGVKKGPLSEAGKVSAEKLFATAGNLLAHGMPNLFGEWCLADTDLALMLNRLVLNGDDVPERLAEYAAFQWQRASVQRYIALSAKRSG